One region of Alosa alosa isolate M-15738 ecotype Scorff River chromosome 1, AALO_Geno_1.1, whole genome shotgun sequence genomic DNA includes:
- the palm1b gene encoding paralemmin 1b isoform X1: MSRMSEDLTQQERLQAIAEKRKRQTEIENKRRQLEDDRRQLQHLKSKGLRERWLLDGAPSGGAEEDETQQRLRADEIKTKLLEQSVLRLEQELEELETGVPIKKTAGDATAGSMKENGVQQPSPNATGDPTAKKHIMGVEAKLQCTNPDSAIENASADHPVTMVFMGYKNVEDEAETEKALGLDGGTVKAEFVVIEDGESKAANEGAKEQAPPNGSSAEKEKGQEETAEKGDKTDEANEKEKKSCKCCTIM, translated from the exons ATGTCCAGGATGTCGGAGGATTTAACACAGCAGGAGAGACTCCAGGCCATAGCT gagaagaggaagaggcagaCGGAGATCGAGAACAAGAGGAGGCAGCTGGAGGATGACCGCAGACAGCTCCAGCACCTCAAG TCCAAAGGGCTGAGGGAGAGGTGGCTGCTGGACGGAGCGCCATCTGGTGGCGCAGAGGAAGATGAGACCCAGCAGCGCCTACGGGCCGATGAGATCAAGACCAAACTTTTGGAGCAGTCAGTTCTAAG ACTGGAACAGGAACTGGAGGAGCTGGAAACGGGCGTTCCCATTAAGAAAACAGCTGGAGAT GCCACTGCAGGCTCTATGAAAG AAAATGGTGTTCAGCAGCCTAGTCCCAATGCCACAGGAGATCCAACTGCCAAAAAGCACATCATGGGCGTTGAGGCGAAGCTGCAGTGCACCAACCCTGACTCGGCCATTGAGAACGCCTCTGCCGATCATCCTGTCACCATGGTGTTCATGGGCTACAAGAATGTGGAGGACGAGGCCGAGACGGAGAAGGCCCTGGGGCTGGACGGGGGCACGGTGAAAGCCGAGTTTGTGGTCATCGAGGACGGCGAGAGCAAAGCGGCCAACGAGGGAGCCAAGGAGCAGGCGCCGCCCAACGGCAGCAGCGCCGAGAAGGAGAAGGGCCAAGAGGAGACCGCCGAGAAGGGAGACAAGACAGACGAGGCAAACGAGAAAGAGAAGAAGTCTTGCAAGTGCTGTACCATCATGTGA
- the palm1b gene encoding paralemmin 1b isoform X2, with amino-acid sequence MSEDLTQQERLQAIAEKRKRQTEIENKRRQLEDDRRQLQHLKSKGLRERWLLDGAPSGGAEEDETQQRLRADEIKTKLLEQSVLRLEQELEELETGVPIKKTAGDATAGSMKENGVQQPSPNATGDPTAKKHIMGVEAKLQCTNPDSAIENASADHPVTMVFMGYKNVEDEAETEKALGLDGGTVKAEFVVIEDGESKAANEGAKEQAPPNGSSAEKEKGQEETAEKGDKTDEANEKEKKSCKCCTIM; translated from the exons ATGTCGGAGGATTTAACACAGCAGGAGAGACTCCAGGCCATAGCT gagaagaggaagaggcagaCGGAGATCGAGAACAAGAGGAGGCAGCTGGAGGATGACCGCAGACAGCTCCAGCACCTCAAG TCCAAAGGGCTGAGGGAGAGGTGGCTGCTGGACGGAGCGCCATCTGGTGGCGCAGAGGAAGATGAGACCCAGCAGCGCCTACGGGCCGATGAGATCAAGACCAAACTTTTGGAGCAGTCAGTTCTAAG ACTGGAACAGGAACTGGAGGAGCTGGAAACGGGCGTTCCCATTAAGAAAACAGCTGGAGAT GCCACTGCAGGCTCTATGAAAG AAAATGGTGTTCAGCAGCCTAGTCCCAATGCCACAGGAGATCCAACTGCCAAAAAGCACATCATGGGCGTTGAGGCGAAGCTGCAGTGCACCAACCCTGACTCGGCCATTGAGAACGCCTCTGCCGATCATCCTGTCACCATGGTGTTCATGGGCTACAAGAATGTGGAGGACGAGGCCGAGACGGAGAAGGCCCTGGGGCTGGACGGGGGCACGGTGAAAGCCGAGTTTGTGGTCATCGAGGACGGCGAGAGCAAAGCGGCCAACGAGGGAGCCAAGGAGCAGGCGCCGCCCAACGGCAGCAGCGCCGAGAAGGAGAAGGGCCAAGAGGAGACCGCCGAGAAGGGAGACAAGACAGACGAGGCAAACGAGAAAGAGAAGAAGTCTTGCAAGTGCTGTACCATCATGTGA
- the ptbp1a gene encoding polypyrimidine tract-binding protein 1a isoform X1 → MDGRLETDLYPLGSSYVTELEDVRYEELLLRKGLSSVHDIAVGTKRGSDALFSSCISNGPYIMNTGAANGNDSKKFKGDIRSPGIPSRVIHVRKLPNDINEAEVISLGLPFGKVTNLLMLKGKNQAFLEMNTEECAQTMVSYYSSVTPVIRNHPIFMQYSNHKELKTDNSPNQVRAQAALQAVNAVQTGTMPMGPMDGASSQSPVLRVIVENLFYPVTLDVLHQIFSKFGTVLKIITFTKNNQFQALVQYADGMTAQHSKMSLDGQNIYNACCTLRISFSKLTSLNVKYNNDKSRDYTRPDLPTGDSQPPMDHQAMAAAFTAPGLISANPYAGAHGFPPAFAIQQAGLSLPGMPGALAQLGGPGAAAAAAAAAAAGRLGLGGMGPGGHSVLLVSNLNPERVTPQCLFILFGVYGDVMRVKILFNKKENALVQMADATQAQLAMSHLNQQKLHGKPIRVTLSKHTTVQLPREGHEDQGLTKDYGNSPLHRFKKPGSKNYSNIFPPSSTLHLSNIPPSVVEDDLRGLFVSAGYMVKAFKFFQKDRKMALIQMGSVEEAIEALIEFHNHDLGESHHLRVSFSKSTI, encoded by the exons ATGGACGG GCGCTTAGAGACTGATTTGTATCCTCTTGGATCCAGTTACGTCACTGAACTAGA AGATGTGAGGTATGAAGAGCTACTATTGAGAAAGGGACTGAG CAGTGTCCATGATATTGCAGTTGGCACAAAG AGGGGTTCTGACGCACTCTTTTCCTCCTGCATATCTAACGGGCCATATATCATGAACACCGGTGCAG CAAATGGAAACGACAGCAAAAAGTTTAAAGGGGACATTCGTAGCCCAGGCATTCCATCGCGTGTCATCCACGTGCGCAAGCTTCCCAACGACATCAATGAGGCTGAGGTGATCTCTTTGGGACTGCCCTTTGGCAAAGTGACCAACCTGCTGATGCTCAAAGGGAAGAACCAG GCCTTTCTGGAAATGAACACAGAGGAGTGTGCCCAGACGATGGTCAGCTACTATTCCTCTGTCACGCCAGTCATCCGTAACCACCCCATCTTCATGCAGTACTCCAACCACAAGGAGCTGAAGACTGACAACTCTCCAAACCAAGTG AGGGCACAGGCGGCGCTGCAGGCAGTGAATGCGGTGCAGACGGGCACCATGCCCATGGGACCGATGGACGGCGCGAGCAGCCAGAGCCCTGTGCTCAGAGTCATCGTGGAGAACCTCTTCTACCCAGTCACCCTGGACGTGCTTCATCAg ATCTTCTCCAAGTTTGGAACCGTTCTGAAGATCATCACTTTCACCAAAAACAACCAGTTTCAAGCACTGGTCCAGTATGCAGATGGCATGACCGCACAGCACTCAAAGATG TCTTTAGATGGACAGAACATCTACAACGCCTGCTGCACACTGCGCATTAGCTTCTCCAAACTCACCAGCCTCAATGTGAAATACAATAATGACAAGAGCCGTGACTACACGCGCCCAGACCTGCCCACTGGTGACAGCCAGCCCCCCATGGATCACCAGGCCATGGCCGCTGCTTTCA CTGCACCTGGCCTTATTTCTGCCAATCCCTACGCTGGTGCTCATGGCTTCCCCCCGGCCTTCGCCATCCAGCAGGCAG GTCTGTCCCTGCCTGGCATGCCTGGAGCCCTGGCCCAGCTGGGGGGACCTGGTGCCGCTGCTGCGGCCgccgctgctgccgccgctgGCCGCCTGGGCCTGGGTGGCATGGGTCCCGGCGGCCACAGCGTCCTGCTGGTCAGCAATCTCAACCCCGAG CGTGTTACGCCCCAATGCCTCTTTATTCTTTTCG GTGTGTATGGTGATGTCATGAGAGTGAAGATTCTGTTCAACAAGAAGGAGAACGCCCTGGTACAGATGGCGGACGCCACACAGGCTCAGCTGG CCATGAGCCACCTGAACCAGCAGAAGTTGCATGGGAAGCCCATCCGCGTGACCCTGTCCAAGCACACCACCGTCCAGCTGCCCCGCGAGGGCCACGAGGACCAGGGCCTGACCAAGGACTACGGCAACTCCCCGCTGCACCGCTTCAAGAAGCCCGGCTCCAAGAACTACTCCAACATATTCCCCCCTTCCTCCACCCTCCATCTATCCAACATCCC ACCTTCGGTGGTTGAGGATGACCTTAGAGGGTTGTTTGTGAGCGCTGGCTACATGGTCAAGGCCTTCAAGTTCTTCCA GAAGGACCGTAAAATGGCTCTGATTCAGATGGGTTCTGTGGAGGAGGCGATCGAGGCCCTCATCGAGTTCCACAACCATGACCTCGGCGAGAGCCATCACCTCAGAGTCTCCTTCTCCAAGTCTACCATCTAA
- the ptbp1a gene encoding polypyrimidine tract-binding protein 1a isoform X2, which translates to MDGRLETDLYPLGSSYVTELEDVRYEELLLRKGLSVHDIAVGTKRGSDALFSSCISNGPYIMNTGAANGNDSKKFKGDIRSPGIPSRVIHVRKLPNDINEAEVISLGLPFGKVTNLLMLKGKNQAFLEMNTEECAQTMVSYYSSVTPVIRNHPIFMQYSNHKELKTDNSPNQVRAQAALQAVNAVQTGTMPMGPMDGASSQSPVLRVIVENLFYPVTLDVLHQIFSKFGTVLKIITFTKNNQFQALVQYADGMTAQHSKMSLDGQNIYNACCTLRISFSKLTSLNVKYNNDKSRDYTRPDLPTGDSQPPMDHQAMAAAFTAPGLISANPYAGAHGFPPAFAIQQAGLSLPGMPGALAQLGGPGAAAAAAAAAAAGRLGLGGMGPGGHSVLLVSNLNPERVTPQCLFILFGVYGDVMRVKILFNKKENALVQMADATQAQLAMSHLNQQKLHGKPIRVTLSKHTTVQLPREGHEDQGLTKDYGNSPLHRFKKPGSKNYSNIFPPSSTLHLSNIPPSVVEDDLRGLFVSAGYMVKAFKFFQKDRKMALIQMGSVEEAIEALIEFHNHDLGESHHLRVSFSKSTI; encoded by the exons ATGGACGG GCGCTTAGAGACTGATTTGTATCCTCTTGGATCCAGTTACGTCACTGAACTAGA AGATGTGAGGTATGAAGAGCTACTATTGAGAAAGGGACTGAG TGTCCATGATATTGCAGTTGGCACAAAG AGGGGTTCTGACGCACTCTTTTCCTCCTGCATATCTAACGGGCCATATATCATGAACACCGGTGCAG CAAATGGAAACGACAGCAAAAAGTTTAAAGGGGACATTCGTAGCCCAGGCATTCCATCGCGTGTCATCCACGTGCGCAAGCTTCCCAACGACATCAATGAGGCTGAGGTGATCTCTTTGGGACTGCCCTTTGGCAAAGTGACCAACCTGCTGATGCTCAAAGGGAAGAACCAG GCCTTTCTGGAAATGAACACAGAGGAGTGTGCCCAGACGATGGTCAGCTACTATTCCTCTGTCACGCCAGTCATCCGTAACCACCCCATCTTCATGCAGTACTCCAACCACAAGGAGCTGAAGACTGACAACTCTCCAAACCAAGTG AGGGCACAGGCGGCGCTGCAGGCAGTGAATGCGGTGCAGACGGGCACCATGCCCATGGGACCGATGGACGGCGCGAGCAGCCAGAGCCCTGTGCTCAGAGTCATCGTGGAGAACCTCTTCTACCCAGTCACCCTGGACGTGCTTCATCAg ATCTTCTCCAAGTTTGGAACCGTTCTGAAGATCATCACTTTCACCAAAAACAACCAGTTTCAAGCACTGGTCCAGTATGCAGATGGCATGACCGCACAGCACTCAAAGATG TCTTTAGATGGACAGAACATCTACAACGCCTGCTGCACACTGCGCATTAGCTTCTCCAAACTCACCAGCCTCAATGTGAAATACAATAATGACAAGAGCCGTGACTACACGCGCCCAGACCTGCCCACTGGTGACAGCCAGCCCCCCATGGATCACCAGGCCATGGCCGCTGCTTTCA CTGCACCTGGCCTTATTTCTGCCAATCCCTACGCTGGTGCTCATGGCTTCCCCCCGGCCTTCGCCATCCAGCAGGCAG GTCTGTCCCTGCCTGGCATGCCTGGAGCCCTGGCCCAGCTGGGGGGACCTGGTGCCGCTGCTGCGGCCgccgctgctgccgccgctgGCCGCCTGGGCCTGGGTGGCATGGGTCCCGGCGGCCACAGCGTCCTGCTGGTCAGCAATCTCAACCCCGAG CGTGTTACGCCCCAATGCCTCTTTATTCTTTTCG GTGTGTATGGTGATGTCATGAGAGTGAAGATTCTGTTCAACAAGAAGGAGAACGCCCTGGTACAGATGGCGGACGCCACACAGGCTCAGCTGG CCATGAGCCACCTGAACCAGCAGAAGTTGCATGGGAAGCCCATCCGCGTGACCCTGTCCAAGCACACCACCGTCCAGCTGCCCCGCGAGGGCCACGAGGACCAGGGCCTGACCAAGGACTACGGCAACTCCCCGCTGCACCGCTTCAAGAAGCCCGGCTCCAAGAACTACTCCAACATATTCCCCCCTTCCTCCACCCTCCATCTATCCAACATCCC ACCTTCGGTGGTTGAGGATGACCTTAGAGGGTTGTTTGTGAGCGCTGGCTACATGGTCAAGGCCTTCAAGTTCTTCCA GAAGGACCGTAAAATGGCTCTGATTCAGATGGGTTCTGTGGAGGAGGCGATCGAGGCCCTCATCGAGTTCCACAACCATGACCTCGGCGAGAGCCATCACCTCAGAGTCTCCTTCTCCAAGTCTACCATCTAA
- the ptbp1a gene encoding polypyrimidine tract-binding protein 1a isoform X4: MDGRLETDLYPLGSSYVTELDVHDIAVGTKRGSDALFSSCISNGPYIMNTGAANGNDSKKFKGDIRSPGIPSRVIHVRKLPNDINEAEVISLGLPFGKVTNLLMLKGKNQAFLEMNTEECAQTMVSYYSSVTPVIRNHPIFMQYSNHKELKTDNSPNQVRAQAALQAVNAVQTGTMPMGPMDGASSQSPVLRVIVENLFYPVTLDVLHQIFSKFGTVLKIITFTKNNQFQALVQYADGMTAQHSKMSLDGQNIYNACCTLRISFSKLTSLNVKYNNDKSRDYTRPDLPTGDSQPPMDHQAMAAAFTAPGLISANPYAGAHGFPPAFAIQQAGLSLPGMPGALAQLGGPGAAAAAAAAAAAGRLGLGGMGPGGHSVLLVSNLNPERVTPQCLFILFGVYGDVMRVKILFNKKENALVQMADATQAQLAMSHLNQQKLHGKPIRVTLSKHTTVQLPREGHEDQGLTKDYGNSPLHRFKKPGSKNYSNIFPPSSTLHLSNIPPSVVEDDLRGLFVSAGYMVKAFKFFQKDRKMALIQMGSVEEAIEALIEFHNHDLGESHHLRVSFSKSTI, from the exons ATGGACGG GCGCTTAGAGACTGATTTGTATCCTCTTGGATCCAGTTACGTCACTGAACTAGA TGTCCATGATATTGCAGTTGGCACAAAG AGGGGTTCTGACGCACTCTTTTCCTCCTGCATATCTAACGGGCCATATATCATGAACACCGGTGCAG CAAATGGAAACGACAGCAAAAAGTTTAAAGGGGACATTCGTAGCCCAGGCATTCCATCGCGTGTCATCCACGTGCGCAAGCTTCCCAACGACATCAATGAGGCTGAGGTGATCTCTTTGGGACTGCCCTTTGGCAAAGTGACCAACCTGCTGATGCTCAAAGGGAAGAACCAG GCCTTTCTGGAAATGAACACAGAGGAGTGTGCCCAGACGATGGTCAGCTACTATTCCTCTGTCACGCCAGTCATCCGTAACCACCCCATCTTCATGCAGTACTCCAACCACAAGGAGCTGAAGACTGACAACTCTCCAAACCAAGTG AGGGCACAGGCGGCGCTGCAGGCAGTGAATGCGGTGCAGACGGGCACCATGCCCATGGGACCGATGGACGGCGCGAGCAGCCAGAGCCCTGTGCTCAGAGTCATCGTGGAGAACCTCTTCTACCCAGTCACCCTGGACGTGCTTCATCAg ATCTTCTCCAAGTTTGGAACCGTTCTGAAGATCATCACTTTCACCAAAAACAACCAGTTTCAAGCACTGGTCCAGTATGCAGATGGCATGACCGCACAGCACTCAAAGATG TCTTTAGATGGACAGAACATCTACAACGCCTGCTGCACACTGCGCATTAGCTTCTCCAAACTCACCAGCCTCAATGTGAAATACAATAATGACAAGAGCCGTGACTACACGCGCCCAGACCTGCCCACTGGTGACAGCCAGCCCCCCATGGATCACCAGGCCATGGCCGCTGCTTTCA CTGCACCTGGCCTTATTTCTGCCAATCCCTACGCTGGTGCTCATGGCTTCCCCCCGGCCTTCGCCATCCAGCAGGCAG GTCTGTCCCTGCCTGGCATGCCTGGAGCCCTGGCCCAGCTGGGGGGACCTGGTGCCGCTGCTGCGGCCgccgctgctgccgccgctgGCCGCCTGGGCCTGGGTGGCATGGGTCCCGGCGGCCACAGCGTCCTGCTGGTCAGCAATCTCAACCCCGAG CGTGTTACGCCCCAATGCCTCTTTATTCTTTTCG GTGTGTATGGTGATGTCATGAGAGTGAAGATTCTGTTCAACAAGAAGGAGAACGCCCTGGTACAGATGGCGGACGCCACACAGGCTCAGCTGG CCATGAGCCACCTGAACCAGCAGAAGTTGCATGGGAAGCCCATCCGCGTGACCCTGTCCAAGCACACCACCGTCCAGCTGCCCCGCGAGGGCCACGAGGACCAGGGCCTGACCAAGGACTACGGCAACTCCCCGCTGCACCGCTTCAAGAAGCCCGGCTCCAAGAACTACTCCAACATATTCCCCCCTTCCTCCACCCTCCATCTATCCAACATCCC ACCTTCGGTGGTTGAGGATGACCTTAGAGGGTTGTTTGTGAGCGCTGGCTACATGGTCAAGGCCTTCAAGTTCTTCCA GAAGGACCGTAAAATGGCTCTGATTCAGATGGGTTCTGTGGAGGAGGCGATCGAGGCCCTCATCGAGTTCCACAACCATGACCTCGGCGAGAGCCATCACCTCAGAGTCTCCTTCTCCAAGTCTACCATCTAA
- the ptbp1a gene encoding polypyrimidine tract-binding protein 1a isoform X3, whose translation MDGRLETDLYPLGSSYVTELDSVHDIAVGTKRGSDALFSSCISNGPYIMNTGAANGNDSKKFKGDIRSPGIPSRVIHVRKLPNDINEAEVISLGLPFGKVTNLLMLKGKNQAFLEMNTEECAQTMVSYYSSVTPVIRNHPIFMQYSNHKELKTDNSPNQVRAQAALQAVNAVQTGTMPMGPMDGASSQSPVLRVIVENLFYPVTLDVLHQIFSKFGTVLKIITFTKNNQFQALVQYADGMTAQHSKMSLDGQNIYNACCTLRISFSKLTSLNVKYNNDKSRDYTRPDLPTGDSQPPMDHQAMAAAFTAPGLISANPYAGAHGFPPAFAIQQAGLSLPGMPGALAQLGGPGAAAAAAAAAAAGRLGLGGMGPGGHSVLLVSNLNPERVTPQCLFILFGVYGDVMRVKILFNKKENALVQMADATQAQLAMSHLNQQKLHGKPIRVTLSKHTTVQLPREGHEDQGLTKDYGNSPLHRFKKPGSKNYSNIFPPSSTLHLSNIPPSVVEDDLRGLFVSAGYMVKAFKFFQKDRKMALIQMGSVEEAIEALIEFHNHDLGESHHLRVSFSKSTI comes from the exons ATGGACGG GCGCTTAGAGACTGATTTGTATCCTCTTGGATCCAGTTACGTCACTGAACTAGA CAGTGTCCATGATATTGCAGTTGGCACAAAG AGGGGTTCTGACGCACTCTTTTCCTCCTGCATATCTAACGGGCCATATATCATGAACACCGGTGCAG CAAATGGAAACGACAGCAAAAAGTTTAAAGGGGACATTCGTAGCCCAGGCATTCCATCGCGTGTCATCCACGTGCGCAAGCTTCCCAACGACATCAATGAGGCTGAGGTGATCTCTTTGGGACTGCCCTTTGGCAAAGTGACCAACCTGCTGATGCTCAAAGGGAAGAACCAG GCCTTTCTGGAAATGAACACAGAGGAGTGTGCCCAGACGATGGTCAGCTACTATTCCTCTGTCACGCCAGTCATCCGTAACCACCCCATCTTCATGCAGTACTCCAACCACAAGGAGCTGAAGACTGACAACTCTCCAAACCAAGTG AGGGCACAGGCGGCGCTGCAGGCAGTGAATGCGGTGCAGACGGGCACCATGCCCATGGGACCGATGGACGGCGCGAGCAGCCAGAGCCCTGTGCTCAGAGTCATCGTGGAGAACCTCTTCTACCCAGTCACCCTGGACGTGCTTCATCAg ATCTTCTCCAAGTTTGGAACCGTTCTGAAGATCATCACTTTCACCAAAAACAACCAGTTTCAAGCACTGGTCCAGTATGCAGATGGCATGACCGCACAGCACTCAAAGATG TCTTTAGATGGACAGAACATCTACAACGCCTGCTGCACACTGCGCATTAGCTTCTCCAAACTCACCAGCCTCAATGTGAAATACAATAATGACAAGAGCCGTGACTACACGCGCCCAGACCTGCCCACTGGTGACAGCCAGCCCCCCATGGATCACCAGGCCATGGCCGCTGCTTTCA CTGCACCTGGCCTTATTTCTGCCAATCCCTACGCTGGTGCTCATGGCTTCCCCCCGGCCTTCGCCATCCAGCAGGCAG GTCTGTCCCTGCCTGGCATGCCTGGAGCCCTGGCCCAGCTGGGGGGACCTGGTGCCGCTGCTGCGGCCgccgctgctgccgccgctgGCCGCCTGGGCCTGGGTGGCATGGGTCCCGGCGGCCACAGCGTCCTGCTGGTCAGCAATCTCAACCCCGAG CGTGTTACGCCCCAATGCCTCTTTATTCTTTTCG GTGTGTATGGTGATGTCATGAGAGTGAAGATTCTGTTCAACAAGAAGGAGAACGCCCTGGTACAGATGGCGGACGCCACACAGGCTCAGCTGG CCATGAGCCACCTGAACCAGCAGAAGTTGCATGGGAAGCCCATCCGCGTGACCCTGTCCAAGCACACCACCGTCCAGCTGCCCCGCGAGGGCCACGAGGACCAGGGCCTGACCAAGGACTACGGCAACTCCCCGCTGCACCGCTTCAAGAAGCCCGGCTCCAAGAACTACTCCAACATATTCCCCCCTTCCTCCACCCTCCATCTATCCAACATCCC ACCTTCGGTGGTTGAGGATGACCTTAGAGGGTTGTTTGTGAGCGCTGGCTACATGGTCAAGGCCTTCAAGTTCTTCCA GAAGGACCGTAAAATGGCTCTGATTCAGATGGGTTCTGTGGAGGAGGCGATCGAGGCCCTCATCGAGTTCCACAACCATGACCTCGGCGAGAGCCATCACCTCAGAGTCTCCTTCTCCAAGTCTACCATCTAA